Within the Magnetospirillum sp. ME-1 genome, the region ACAGGGCGCCGGTCCAGCCGAACAGCACCAGCTTGCCCAGCCACGAGCCGAGCACGGCCTGGGCGTGGCCATAGGCGACGGGGCCATAGGCGGCCGAGGCCAGCCAATAGGCCAGCACGACGGTGCCGACCGCGAGAGCCACGCCGGTGATGCGGTGGCTGATGGACAGGATGGCGGTGAACGGCATCCTGTAAACCTGGATATGAGGCGAAAGCGGCCGGGTGCGCGTTGTCATGGCAATAGCCCCTGAAATAC harbors:
- the sdhC gene encoding succinate dehydrogenase, cytochrome b556 subunit is translated as MTTRTRPLSPHIQVYRMPFTAILSISHRITGVALAVGTVVLAYWLASAAYGPVAYGHAQAVLGSWLGKLVLFGWTGALFYHLCNGIRHLFWDKGRGYEIAEADKSGRMVVGAAALLTLLAWIFGL